Proteins found in one Miscanthus floridulus cultivar M001 chromosome 4, ASM1932011v1, whole genome shotgun sequence genomic segment:
- the LOC136552450 gene encoding WAT1-related protein At5g64700-like — translation MLLVAKMGGGAKAYAAVVLIRLMYSGMHVMSKVALDQGMNPLVFLFYRHTTAALVLIPVTFVLERRKAKPVTFKIGWKMFIHALYGVTACGDLFNLGLNYASATSSSALYNVQPVVTFILAVIFGMETLKLIRFHGKVKFAGILFCIAGVTILAFYQGPMFRSFNHHHLFQNGSASGEQAGDTQPKKQWVLGIFLMTLSNVLAGLWTVLQGPLIEDTSKLMNTTLQISWASLQAFLVAVAVERDFSKWKLGWNVGLAAIIYSGVMVTALSYYMQMWAIAKRGPVFLAMSMPLTFIFTILVSSFIIGDAVSLGSIFAGALLVGGLYNVFWGKNIEERDDLNKISAAASVAGKPGGLELPQQQDKADEASHEVLDDDAEAKV, via the exons ATGCTGCTTGTTGCCAAGATGGGTGGCGGCGCCAAGGCCTACGCCGCCGTCGTGCTGATCAGGCTCATGTACTCCGGCATGCACGTCATGAGCAAGGTGGCCCTGGACCAGGGCATGAACCCGCTGGTGTTCCTCTTCTATCGCCACACCACGGCCGCGCTCGTCCTCATCCCTGTCACCTTTGTTCTCGAGAG GCGAAAAGCTAAGCCGGTTACGTTCAAGATTGGATGGAAGATGTTCATACATGCCCTATATGG GGTGACAGCATGCGGTGACTTGTTTAACCTCGGCCTCAACTATGCTTCTGCTACGTCGTCATCAGCATTGTACAATGTTCAACCGGTGGTCACATTCATCCTAGCCGTCATATTTGG GATGGAGACTCTGAAGCTGATTCGGTTCCATGGCAAAGTGAAATTCGCGGGCATCCTGTTCTGCATCGCCGGCGTCACCATTCTGGCCTTCTACCAGGGTCCAATGTTCAGATCCTTCAACCACCACCATCTCTTTCAGAACGGCAGTGCCTCTGGAGAACAAGCAGGAGACACACAACCCAAGAAGCAGTGGGTCTTGGGGATCTTCCTCATGACACTGTCCAACGTTCTAGCAGGCCTGTGGACAGTGCTTCAG GGCCCTCTGATAGAGGACACCTCGAAGCTGATGAACACGACGCTGCAGATCTCGTGGGCGTCGCTGCAAGCCTTCCTGGTGGCCGTTGCGGTGGAGAGGGACTTCTCCAAGTGGAAGCTGGGCTGGAACgtcggcctcgccgccatcatcTACAGC GGCGTGATGGTGACGGCGCTTTCGTACTACATGCAAATGTGGGCGATCGCCAAGAGGGGTCCCGTGTTCCTGGCCATGTCCATGCCGCTCACCTTCATCTTCACCATCCTCGTATCCTCCTTCATCATAGGGGACGCAGTCAGCCTAGGAAG CATCTTTGCCGGGGCGTTGCTGGTTGGAGGCCTGTACAACGTGTTCTGGGGCAAGAACATCGAGGAGCGAGACGACCTGAACAAGAtcagcgccgccgcctccgtcgcCGGCAAACCCGGCGGGCTGGAGCTGCCGCAGCAGCAGGACAAGGCGGATGAGGCGTCTCATGAAGTGCTGGATGACGATGCAGAGGCAAAGGTCTAA